The following are encoded in a window of Haloarcula halophila genomic DNA:
- a CDS encoding DUF7504 family protein translates to MEQLDRQYGFGDLPIAPVEPGTSLLVAGPILGGTRRFALELLTADRGDGIVLIAADVSARELLAGIDRTGEDLSNGRVRVVDCAGDSSDDLGEFVSSVGTPADLTGIGIEYAGQYEQVYARGFDAVRTGIYTLTPLLVYSDDVRPVYRFINTVTSRIRTADGLGVCVIDPRAHDDRVLGSIAQAFDGRIDLRESGTGQEIRVSGLPDQPTEWTAVD, encoded by the coding sequence ATGGAACAACTCGACAGACAGTACGGCTTCGGCGACCTCCCGATAGCGCCGGTGGAGCCCGGGACGAGCCTCCTGGTCGCCGGACCGATACTGGGCGGGACACGGCGGTTCGCGCTGGAGCTGCTGACCGCGGACAGGGGCGACGGGATCGTGCTCATCGCCGCCGACGTGAGTGCACGGGAGCTGCTTGCCGGCATCGACCGGACGGGTGAGGATCTCTCGAACGGCCGGGTCCGCGTCGTCGACTGTGCGGGGGACAGCAGCGACGACCTCGGCGAGTTCGTCTCCTCCGTCGGAACGCCCGCCGACCTCACCGGGATCGGGATCGAGTACGCCGGACAGTACGAGCAGGTGTACGCCCGGGGGTTCGACGCCGTCCGGACGGGGATCTACACCCTAACGCCGCTGCTGGTCTACAGCGACGACGTCCGGCCGGTCTACCGGTTTATCAACACCGTGACGAGTCGAATCCGGACCGCCGACGGGCTCGGTGTCTGTGTCATCGACCCCAGAGCACACGACGACCGCGTTCTGGGTAGCATCGCACAGGCGTTCGACGGCCGGATCGACCTCCGGGAGTCCGGGACCGGCCAGGAGATCCGGGTCAGCGGCCTCCCCGACCAGCCGACGGAATGGACGGCCGTAGACTGA
- the purQ gene encoding phosphoribosylformylglycinamidine synthase I translates to MIAVIQFGGSNCDRDSVQALESLGFDAELVWHEDGLPSDVDGIMLPGGFSYGDYLRAGAMAARSPVMADIRAAAADGTPVLGVCNGAQIGCESALTPGAFTTNESARFQCEHVYLRVENAETPWTSHYEAGDVVELPIAHGEGRYEIDDERLDELEAEDRVLFKYCDEDGAVTPEANPNGSKHNVAGIVGEDDHIAVMMPHPERASLEDLGRTDGEGVLEGFAQ, encoded by the coding sequence ATGATCGCAGTCATCCAATTCGGCGGTTCGAACTGCGACCGCGACTCCGTCCAGGCGCTGGAATCGCTGGGGTTCGACGCCGAACTCGTCTGGCACGAGGACGGCCTCCCTTCGGACGTCGACGGTATCATGCTGCCCGGCGGGTTCTCCTACGGCGACTACCTCCGGGCCGGCGCGATGGCCGCTCGCTCGCCGGTCATGGCGGACATCCGCGCGGCGGCCGCCGACGGAACGCCGGTGCTCGGCGTCTGTAACGGTGCCCAGATCGGCTGTGAGTCCGCCCTCACTCCCGGTGCGTTCACGACGAACGAGAGCGCCCGCTTCCAGTGTGAACACGTCTACCTCCGGGTCGAGAACGCCGAGACACCCTGGACGAGCCACTACGAGGCGGGCGACGTCGTCGAACTCCCCATCGCCCACGGCGAGGGGCGCTACGAGATCGACGACGAGCGCCTGGACGAGTTGGAGGCCGAGGACCGCGTCCTGTTCAAATACTGCGACGAGGACGGTGCCGTCACGCCCGAAGCCAACCCCAACGGCTCGAAACACAACGTCGCCGGCATCGTCGGCGAGGACGACCACATCGCGGTGATGATGCCCCACCCCGAGCGGGCCTCGCTGGAAGACCTGGGTCGGACCGACGGCGAGGGCGTCCTCGAAGGGTTCGCTCAGTAG
- a CDS encoding GAF domain-containing protein, with product MTVDSPAVVVADPDASERSATVDALEAAGLAVGSVGSIADIETTVTADTDCVVTATTFPDGDAFDAVDAVRTSNPDCVCVLFTADSPSDLPRERPDQIVEYVPQTVPNARERLVDVVGNAVRSSSQAAYPIPADETERLAAVGEYDIDELGAEATFHRLTTLIANHFDINVAFIGLVDAHEERFIACVGANWPTLAREDTICTHTILTDEVLVVEDVHEDPRFSAVDRLDELDIRSYAGARITDEAGNALGAVCCIDDEPRSYSRAEREDLRRFADEVQEQLRLRKRLSDGVE from the coding sequence GTGACTGTGGATTCGCCGGCTGTCGTCGTTGCCGACCCCGACGCGAGCGAACGGTCGGCAACAGTCGACGCACTGGAAGCCGCCGGACTGGCTGTCGGTTCGGTCGGTTCGATAGCCGATATCGAGACGACCGTCACTGCCGACACGGACTGTGTCGTGACTGCGACGACGTTCCCGGACGGCGACGCGTTCGACGCCGTCGACGCGGTGCGGACCTCGAATCCCGACTGCGTCTGTGTGCTGTTTACCGCCGACTCCCCCTCGGACCTTCCGCGAGAGCGGCCGGACCAGATCGTCGAGTACGTCCCACAGACTGTCCCGAACGCCCGCGAGCGGTTGGTCGATGTCGTCGGAAACGCCGTTCGGTCGTCCAGCCAAGCGGCGTATCCAATTCCGGCCGACGAGACCGAACGGCTCGCCGCCGTCGGCGAGTACGACATCGACGAACTCGGTGCGGAAGCGACGTTCCATCGGCTGACGACGCTGATCGCGAACCACTTCGACATCAACGTCGCCTTCATCGGCCTGGTCGACGCCCACGAGGAACGGTTCATCGCCTGTGTCGGCGCCAACTGGCCGACCCTGGCCCGCGAAGACACGATCTGTACCCACACGATCCTGACAGACGAGGTGCTGGTCGTCGAGGACGTCCACGAGGACCCGCGGTTCTCGGCCGTCGACCGACTCGACGAACTGGACATCAGGTCCTACGCCGGCGCACGGATCACCGACGAGGCGGGGAACGCGTTGGGAGCGGTCTGTTGTATCGACGACGAGCCACGCTCGTACAGCCGTGCCGAGCGCGAGGACCTCCGTCGGTTCGCCGACGAAGTGCAGGAGCAACTGCGGTTGCGGAAACGACTATCTGACGGGGTGGAATGA
- the purS gene encoding phosphoribosylformylglycinamidine synthase subunit PurS, which produces MTAYTATVTVRLKRGVLDPEAETTQQALERLGFELSDLRSADVFELDLDADSAADAGDRAEEMAERLLANPTIHDYEVDVTETA; this is translated from the coding sequence ATGACCGCCTACACTGCCACCGTCACGGTCCGGCTCAAGCGGGGCGTCCTCGATCCCGAAGCCGAAACGACACAGCAGGCCCTCGAACGGCTCGGGTTCGAGCTGTCGGACCTGCGTTCGGCCGACGTCTTCGAACTCGACCTCGACGCCGACAGCGCCGCGGACGCCGGCGACCGCGCCGAGGAGATGGCCGAACGGCTCCTGGCGAACCCGACCATCCACGACTACGAGGTCGACGTGACCGAGACAGCATGA
- a CDS encoding formyltetrahydrofolate deformylase — protein sequence MVAVTRGLTEITVVGDDDTGLIAEVTSLLFERSINIEDLDQAVRDGVFRMTMHVDTSGMVTTEETLREDLTELGEKLGVDLQVRFPADRETQSIAVLVTKESHCLEALFEAWANGDLGADIEVVIGNHSDLQPLAEKYDVPFHDIGDEKGTPDEDQLLDLLASYDADLIVLARYMRILSPDVVFRYESRIINVHPSLLPAFPGGSAYMQAIEEGVRIAGVTAHYVTTDLDQGPIITQRAFNVPDEATEEDLQQMGQPLEADALLEAIRLHLNDEVTVHRGRTKLRDDEVDAQLGAPTDLNELNPDRPIDGLGEFVAEEDGPETEADD from the coding sequence GTGGTGGCCGTGACCCGCGGTCTCACCGAGATCACGGTCGTCGGCGACGACGATACCGGTCTCATCGCCGAGGTGACCAGCCTGCTGTTCGAACGCAGCATCAACATCGAAGACCTCGACCAGGCCGTCCGGGACGGAGTCTTCCGGATGACGATGCACGTCGACACCAGTGGGATGGTGACGACCGAGGAGACACTCCGCGAGGACCTGACGGAACTGGGCGAGAAACTCGGCGTCGACCTCCAGGTCCGGTTCCCCGCCGACCGCGAGACCCAGTCCATCGCCGTCCTCGTGACCAAGGAGTCACACTGTCTCGAAGCCCTCTTCGAGGCCTGGGCCAACGGGGACCTCGGTGCCGACATCGAGGTCGTCATCGGGAACCACAGCGACCTCCAACCCCTGGCCGAGAAGTACGACGTTCCCTTCCACGACATCGGCGACGAGAAGGGGACGCCCGACGAGGACCAGTTGCTGGACCTGCTTGCGAGCTACGACGCCGACCTCATCGTGCTGGCCCGCTACATGCGCATCCTCTCGCCGGACGTCGTCTTCCGCTACGAGAGCCGGATCATCAACGTCCACCCGAGCCTGCTGCCCGCCTTCCCCGGCGGGTCGGCGTACATGCAGGCCATCGAGGAAGGCGTTCGCATCGCCGGGGTCACCGCACACTACGTGACGACGGACCTCGACCAGGGACCGATCATCACCCAGCGGGCGTTCAACGTGCCCGACGAGGCCACCGAGGAGGACCTCCAGCAGATGGGCCAGCCGCTCGAAGCCGACGCGTTGCTGGAGGCGATCCGGCTGCACCTCAACGACGAGGTCACCGTCCACCGCGGTCGGACGAAACTCCGCGACGACGAGGTCGATGCCCAACTGGGCGCTCCGACGGACCTCAACGAACTCAATCCCGACCGTCCGATCGACGGATTGGGGGAGTTCGTCGCCGAGGAGGACGGACCCGAAACCGAGGCCGACGACTAG